The genomic segment GGTCAAGCGCGCCGAGGTGATCTGCGGTGGCGCGCTGGTGCTGGCCCGGATCGCCGAACGCGTGGGCGAGCCGATGGTGGTCAGTGAGTCCGACATCCTCGACGCCCTCGCGCAAGTGCTCCTGTCCTAGACTCGGAGATCGGGCCCCCGTAGCCCAACCGGCAGAGGCAGGCGGCTTAAACCCGCCACAGTGTGGGTTCGAATCCCATCGGGGGTGCTCTCGCCATCCGGCAAGGGGGACGACCCCCTTGAACCCCCGCGGCACTCGTGCGCACCGCTGCTCGCTGGCTCGCAGCTGCGCTCGTGTCAGGAGAGGGGGACGACCCCCTTGAACCCCCGCGGCACTCGCGCGCACCGCTGCTCGCTGGCTCGCAACTGCGCTCGTGTCAGGAAGCAGGTGACAACCCCTTGGACGTGTGACCCAGGGTTGGGTCAGGGGCAACCGTGGAATGCGGGGGAGTGGTGGCGTCGTTGCATACACTGAAGGCACGCCCCTGACCAGGAGGAACCAGCCACCATGGCAAACCCGATCCTTTCCCGCCCCGACGCGTTCACCCCGCGCGCCCAGCAGGGCCACGCGCAGCTCCAGTACGGCCAGCAGCAGTGGGGCCAGCAGGGCTACGCCCCCTACGGACAGGCTCCGCAGCAGTTCCAGGCTCCGCAGGGCACCATCGAGCCCCCGATGACGCTGGATGACGTGATCGGCAAGACCGGGGTCACCATGCTGACCCTGGTGGCCGCCGCGGCCGCCACCTTCTTGTACCTGGGCACGCTGGCCTGGCCACAGGTGCAGACCACCACCTACGGCGCACTGGTGCTCAGCGGCCTGGTGGGCTTCGTGACGGTGCTGCTGGTCAGCTTTCGCAAGAAGGTCAGCCCGGCGATGGTCTTGGCCTACTCCGTGATCGAGGGCATCTTCATCGGCGCCTTCAGCTTCATGTTCGAGGCCTCCTATCCCGGCATCGTCACGCAGGCCGTGATGGGTACCTTCGCCGCCGCCGGCTGTGTGCTGGCCGCCTACAAGTTCTTCAACATCCGGGTCAGCAACAAGATGCGCCGGATGGTCTTCATCACCACCGCGGCCTTCGCCGGCGTGATGCTGGTGAACTTCCTGCTCTCCCTGGCCGGCATCAACATGGGCTTCCGCTCTGGTGCCATCGGTCTGGTTGCCGCCCTCCTGGGCGCCGGTCTGGCGGTCTTCAACCTGCTGATCGACTTCGACGACATCGAGCGCGGCATCGCGATGAATGCCCCGAAGTCCGAGGCCTGGCGCGCCGCCTTCGGCATCACGGTCACCATGGTGTGGCTATACACCGAGATCCTGCGTCTGCTCAGCTACTTCCGTCGCTGACCTGACGAAGCGATGGCCCGCGCCCCCACCGGGGTGCGGGCCATCATCGTTCCCGTCGGGAGCCTGCTCCGGCTCGGATCCCACGTAGCTTGGTATTGCAGTACCCAGCGTGTCGG from the Luteococcus japonicus genome contains:
- a CDS encoding Bax inhibitor-1/YccA family protein, yielding MANPILSRPDAFTPRAQQGHAQLQYGQQQWGQQGYAPYGQAPQQFQAPQGTIEPPMTLDDVIGKTGVTMLTLVAAAAATFLYLGTLAWPQVQTTTYGALVLSGLVGFVTVLLVSFRKKVSPAMVLAYSVIEGIFIGAFSFMFEASYPGIVTQAVMGTFAAAGCVLAAYKFFNIRVSNKMRRMVFITTAAFAGVMLVNFLLSLAGINMGFRSGAIGLVAALLGAGLAVFNLLIDFDDIERGIAMNAPKSEAWRAAFGITVTMVWLYTEILRLLSYFRR